The Algoriphagus halophilus genome window below encodes:
- a CDS encoding response regulator, producing the protein MNILIVDDETDVEILFRQKFRKEIKKGEISLSFAFSGQEALDFLEQENPPQVVYVFSDINMPGMTGLELLKKIKERFPQINVSMISAYGDTENYEKAIDSGAKEFFTKPIDFEYLKKEIANLVHKQKSNKP; encoded by the coding sequence ATGAATATTTTGATAGTAGATGATGAAACGGATGTAGAAATACTTTTTCGTCAAAAATTCAGGAAAGAAATAAAGAAAGGAGAGATCAGCTTGTCTTTTGCCTTTTCCGGACAAGAAGCATTGGATTTTTTAGAACAAGAAAATCCTCCCCAAGTTGTATATGTGTTTTCGGATATCAATATGCCCGGAATGACGGGCTTGGAACTGTTGAAAAAAATTAAGGAACGTTTTCCACAAATCAATGTAAGCATGATATCCGCATATGGGGATACCGAAAACTATGAGAAGGCGATTGATTCAGGGGCAAAGGAGTTTTTTACCAAACCTATTGACTTTGAATATTTAAAAAAAGAAATCGCCAATTTGGTTCACAAACAAAAATCAAACAAGCCATGA
- a CDS encoding sensor histidine kinase, with protein sequence MLSVNIISIILLFTLKRPLGTIQVSEEWKRLFNYGIIAAIALMVIEWIPMPSLISFIASIAGYLLISAIVYVTLQFPALEHKKGVVYAWLPIIVISIITEIFVALAPDFYNKWDSYFETAEAFAFIWAIAMWIINAKQKKNLEKERIKALEKEKELEITEQLKNQFEQQVKARTAELTAQKNELEKIVQELKSTQSQLIHAEKMASLGELTAGIAHEIQNPLNFVNNFSELSNELLVEMKEEIEAGNYELALEIVDDITQNLQKIAHHGNRADSIVKGMLQHSRINSGEKELTDLNALADEFLRLSYHGLRAKDKSFNSDFKLNLDPNLPKVKVVAQDFGRLILNLVNNAFFAVNEKKSKLDPNSEEGKNYHPTVIVTTSLENNKIKITVSDNGSGIPKSIKEKIFQPFFTTKPTGSGTGLGLSLSYDIVKAHGGDFKVDSVEGEETTFTIILPLDKLEKSDKSEE encoded by the coding sequence GTGCTTTCAGTAAATATCATTTCCATCATTCTTCTATTCACTCTCAAGAGGCCCCTTGGTACTATTCAGGTCTCTGAAGAGTGGAAACGTTTATTCAATTATGGAATAATAGCAGCGATAGCCTTGATGGTGATTGAGTGGATTCCTATGCCTTCGCTCATTTCCTTCATTGCCAGCATCGCAGGATATCTATTGATCAGTGCGATTGTCTATGTGACCCTCCAATTTCCCGCGCTAGAGCACAAGAAAGGTGTAGTCTATGCCTGGTTGCCAATTATCGTCATTTCCATCATTACGGAGATTTTTGTGGCGCTGGCACCGGACTTTTACAATAAATGGGATTCCTACTTCGAAACCGCTGAGGCATTTGCGTTTATCTGGGCCATTGCTATGTGGATTATCAATGCCAAGCAAAAGAAAAACCTGGAGAAAGAGCGAATCAAGGCACTGGAGAAGGAAAAGGAACTGGAAATCACTGAGCAGTTAAAAAATCAGTTTGAGCAACAGGTGAAAGCCCGAACAGCAGAATTGACTGCCCAGAAAAACGAGTTGGAGAAAATCGTGCAGGAACTAAAATCGACCCAATCCCAACTGATCCACGCTGAAAAAATGGCTTCTCTCGGGGAACTGACCGCCGGCATTGCACATGAAATCCAAAACCCACTGAATTTTGTGAATAATTTCTCTGAATTGAGTAATGAGCTTTTAGTGGAGATGAAAGAAGAAATCGAGGCGGGAAATTATGAGCTGGCTTTGGAAATCGTGGATGACATCACGCAAAACCTACAAAAAATCGCGCACCATGGTAACCGCGCTGATTCCATTGTCAAAGGAATGCTACAACATAGCCGAATCAATTCAGGGGAAAAGGAATTGACCGACCTCAATGCTCTGGCAGATGAATTTCTAAGGCTTTCTTATCACGGGCTGCGAGCCAAAGACAAAAGCTTCAATTCGGATTTCAAGTTGAATTTAGACCCCAACCTTCCTAAAGTGAAGGTGGTAGCACAAGATTTCGGCAGGCTGATCTTAAATCTGGTCAACAATGCTTTCTTCGCGGTCAATGAGAAAAAGAGCAAATTGGATCCTAATTCGGAGGAGGGAAAAAACTACCATCCTACCGTAATAGTCACCACTTCTCTCGAAAATAATAAGATCAAAATTACGGTATCCGATAATGGAAGTGGAATACCTAAATCCATCAAAGAAAAAATATTTCAGCCCTTTTTTACTACCAAACCTACAGGGTCTGGAACAGGCTTAGGCTTGAGTTTGAGTTACGATATTGTCAAAGCTCATGGAGGAGATTTCAAAGTGGATTCGGTAGAAGGAGAGGAAACTACCTTTACCATTATTCTTCCACTGGATAAGCTGGAAAAATCAGATAAATCGGAAGAATAA
- a CDS encoding protein kinase domain-containing protein — translation MNIGEYLLKNKLYEDSETSVYEAVHHQTGVKVIIKVHSDDFPSPQKIERIKNEFKLGEGITGEGLAHYLELVRIGNGFAIIQEYFDGKSLDNFVKNNQHLSIGNFLKVAPKIVHALGEMHRQKIVHRDISTDNILVSKDFSAIRLIDFGVSATFLEISNERIGGGKIHYLSPEQTGRINRLTDYRTDFYSIGVLFYRILTGVFPFDSEDSFQIIHQHIASPPPPLKDYLQSIPSVLEKIIFKLLSKSADDRYQSAEGLERDLIICADYFEELGEIPDFELAKHDFSSIFRLPRQLFGRDKELKELNSHWKKCLDKKKTQFLLVKGAPGIGKSAFIQELKRPVLEQNGFFLQGKYELLNQPIPYSGLIQAFESLLTQLLTEHKTSLTFWKDQLTNALGQNGKLLTEVFPTLEKIIGVQDALESLSPLESQNRFEYVFEEFIKVFTAQPYPIALFLDDLQWMDLASINLLAQLLKNNQNQTFLIVGAYRDNEVDETHPLSRMLSDVSKLGVEFNQIELDLLPVIEITHILSYCLMRDSSEVADVSHQIHQKTSGNPFYVHRFITSLYDKGLIYPDTQQGLWKWNKEGIAIESATENVVDFLMKQMESLPAEVRIYLGTGAAIGNRFSSSEMASLFGVSETQFIENLAPAVNDSFLLFDGSYYFFVHDRIQQASYLYLKDKKKVHLEIGEFYELNLDRTKEDWAFLITNQLNRAKSLIKDPKKQIKLAQYNYEAGIKAKDAVAFDESLNLLNQAASLLEDKDPWVTEYDLKWKILSAQIEVEFIAGEQSKAFNLAEEAIKYGKTNLEKALIYNQLIIFSTMKIQFQEALDYGAKGLELIGLTIPEEQSIEAAVGQGFGTIMGLMANKKPIDLLSNRTLSDSEIPNIQLKLLVNMLSPAFLSGQSNLWSYLVLTSTAISIDHGNNAESCTAYSSYGILCGLAFSDFQQGYDYGDLSYQLTKKLNSLRQRSNTCFVLGAFLNIYARPAKDSLTYMDEGLISGLQSGELQFAGYNISGMGQTITTAGNSLAQLDQKLYQGLQIVEKTKNQFVKSTILAFYQMIKDLGGPSSLETIDSESVIYSHLEKEQNYFGRFYFFLYKGFSSYLLGDIPFAYEQVSIAKNYLSALPGSTVLADYYTYLPLIALELVSGKTPSEEITAEIDESLAILEKWNASISENFQFRIDLIQATQLEQKGHLLEALDLYDSVISLASKQEMLPLKAIAFEKAGKMMLGNQKIRIGEIYLKDAYLAYLEYGASKKLDQLQQDFPTLFQSGKTEKTLTLSETTRTIQSLEMFDSHTLIKASSAISQQVTLKGVLGKMMEVVLENAGAEKGYFLMLTEGVWKIEAEGTINPPFYTLLQGIPYPSDTVQLPVEIINYVQNSQKSLLLEDAQNHPEFGLIPYLKAKEVKSMLCLPVIHQGKLSAILLLENSLSVGAFTSSHEELLQTLSTQIAISISNAQLYENLERKVLLRTKELQLQKEDLEQTLNDLKKAQRQLVNSEKMASMGELASGIAHEIQNPLNFVNNFTEVSDEMIDELLEEYRKSVDSRDESLFQELLSHVKSNLQKIRKHGLQADAIVKNMLEHSKQGQGRHELTDLNAMANGFLRISYHSFLAKYKNIISKDIEIEMDISTDEKIPKVNVIPQEIGKALLNLLNNGFYAVLDRKLKDEEMKVDYQPLVKVSTELESHGNGGKKILIKVKDNGMGIPDSIKDKIFQPFFTTKPTGSGTGLGLSLAYEIIISHGGELTVQSKEGEGAEFIVSLPLK, via the coding sequence ATGAACATAGGAGAATATTTATTAAAGAATAAACTGTACGAAGACTCCGAAACTTCTGTATATGAAGCGGTACATCATCAAACCGGGGTCAAAGTAATTATAAAGGTTCATTCGGATGACTTTCCATCTCCTCAGAAAATTGAACGGATCAAAAATGAGTTCAAGCTAGGAGAAGGAATTACCGGGGAAGGCCTAGCGCATTACTTAGAGCTAGTTAGAATTGGTAATGGATTTGCGATCATCCAGGAGTATTTTGATGGAAAATCTCTGGATAATTTTGTCAAAAACAACCAGCACCTTTCCATCGGTAATTTTTTGAAAGTAGCTCCTAAAATAGTTCATGCACTCGGCGAGATGCACCGTCAGAAAATTGTTCACCGCGATATCAGTACCGATAATATCTTAGTGTCCAAAGACTTTAGTGCCATTCGCTTAATCGATTTTGGGGTTTCGGCTACTTTCCTTGAAATCAGCAATGAAAGAATAGGAGGAGGAAAAATCCATTACCTCTCACCAGAACAAACAGGAAGGATCAATCGATTAACAGATTATAGAACAGATTTCTATTCTATTGGGGTTTTGTTCTATAGAATTCTTACGGGAGTTTTCCCTTTTGACAGTGAGGATTCATTTCAGATCATTCACCAACACATAGCCTCACCCCCTCCTCCACTAAAAGATTACTTGCAATCGATCCCTTCGGTTTTGGAAAAGATTATTTTCAAATTGCTATCCAAATCTGCTGACGATCGATACCAATCGGCTGAGGGGTTGGAGAGGGATCTCATCATCTGTGCAGATTATTTTGAGGAGCTTGGAGAAATTCCTGATTTCGAGCTCGCGAAACATGACTTCTCTTCCATATTCAGACTGCCTAGGCAGCTGTTTGGTAGAGATAAGGAATTAAAAGAGCTGAATTCCCATTGGAAGAAATGCCTGGATAAAAAGAAAACCCAATTTCTTCTGGTCAAAGGGGCTCCAGGAATTGGAAAGTCCGCATTCATACAGGAATTAAAAAGGCCCGTTTTAGAACAGAATGGATTTTTCCTCCAAGGTAAATACGAGTTGCTTAATCAACCAATCCCATACAGTGGATTAATTCAGGCTTTTGAAAGTCTTCTCACTCAATTACTCACGGAACACAAAACTTCTCTGACCTTTTGGAAAGATCAATTGACCAATGCCCTTGGTCAAAATGGAAAACTTTTAACAGAAGTATTTCCTACGCTGGAGAAAATCATAGGAGTTCAGGATGCCTTAGAATCCTTATCCCCACTGGAATCCCAAAATAGATTTGAATATGTATTTGAGGAATTTATCAAAGTCTTCACAGCACAACCCTATCCTATTGCCCTCTTCTTAGACGATTTACAATGGATGGATTTAGCAAGTATAAATTTACTTGCCCAGCTATTGAAAAATAATCAAAATCAAACCTTCTTAATCGTTGGGGCTTATCGGGACAATGAAGTGGATGAAACTCATCCCTTAAGTCGGATGCTTTCGGATGTTTCCAAACTTGGGGTGGAATTCAATCAAATAGAATTGGATCTGCTCCCAGTCATTGAAATCACTCATATTTTAAGTTATTGTTTGATGCGGGATAGCTCAGAGGTAGCCGATGTCTCTCATCAGATTCACCAAAAAACAAGTGGAAACCCATTTTATGTCCACCGTTTCATCACCAGCCTTTACGACAAAGGGCTTATCTATCCGGATACACAACAAGGACTTTGGAAATGGAATAAAGAAGGAATTGCCATTGAAAGCGCCACAGAAAATGTAGTGGATTTCTTGATGAAGCAAATGGAAAGCCTGCCTGCCGAAGTACGAATCTATTTAGGAACCGGTGCTGCTATAGGAAATCGCTTTTCGAGTTCAGAAATGGCAAGTTTATTTGGTGTAAGCGAAACCCAGTTCATAGAAAATTTAGCTCCAGCGGTTAATGATTCCTTCCTTCTTTTTGATGGTTCCTATTATTTCTTTGTTCATGATAGAATTCAACAGGCTTCCTACCTCTACCTAAAGGACAAAAAGAAAGTCCATTTGGAGATAGGCGAATTCTATGAATTGAATCTGGACCGAACAAAAGAGGATTGGGCCTTTTTGATCACCAATCAATTGAACCGGGCAAAATCCTTAATTAAGGATCCTAAAAAGCAGATCAAACTTGCCCAATACAACTACGAGGCAGGTATCAAGGCCAAAGATGCGGTGGCCTTTGATGAATCATTGAATTTGTTAAACCAAGCGGCGAGTCTTCTGGAGGATAAAGATCCTTGGGTAACAGAATACGATTTGAAATGGAAAATTCTTTCCGCACAAATCGAGGTAGAGTTTATCGCAGGAGAACAATCCAAGGCATTTAATTTAGCCGAAGAGGCAATTAAATACGGTAAAACCAACTTAGAGAAAGCCTTGATTTATAATCAGCTGATTATTTTCTCTACTATGAAAATCCAATTTCAAGAAGCCTTGGATTATGGAGCAAAAGGATTGGAATTGATTGGATTAACTATTCCAGAGGAGCAATCTATAGAAGCAGCGGTTGGTCAGGGATTTGGAACCATCATGGGTTTAATGGCAAACAAGAAGCCGATTGATCTCCTTTCGAATAGAACCTTGTCGGATTCGGAAATACCCAATATCCAACTCAAACTTCTGGTCAATATGCTTTCTCCAGCTTTCTTGAGCGGACAAAGCAATTTATGGTCTTACTTAGTGTTAACTAGTACGGCTATTTCTATTGATCATGGCAATAATGCAGAAAGTTGTACTGCCTATAGTTCATATGGAATTTTATGTGGTTTAGCTTTTAGCGATTTCCAACAAGGATACGATTATGGAGACCTTTCCTATCAGCTCACCAAAAAACTTAACAGCCTTCGCCAAAGGAGTAACACCTGCTTTGTCTTAGGGGCCTTCTTGAATATCTATGCCAGACCTGCAAAGGATAGTTTAACTTACATGGATGAAGGATTGATATCTGGACTTCAATCGGGTGAACTGCAATTTGCAGGTTATAATATTTCCGGTATGGGTCAGACCATCACTACTGCTGGAAATTCACTAGCCCAACTAGATCAAAAGCTCTATCAAGGTTTGCAAATCGTAGAAAAGACCAAAAACCAATTTGTGAAGAGTACCATTCTGGCTTTTTACCAAATGATCAAAGATTTAGGAGGGCCTTCTTCACTTGAAACGATCGATTCGGAAAGTGTGATTTATTCACATCTAGAGAAAGAGCAAAACTATTTTGGGCGTTTCTATTTCTTCCTTTACAAGGGCTTCTCTTCCTATTTATTAGGAGATATTCCTTTTGCATACGAACAAGTATCTATTGCCAAAAACTACCTTTCTGCCCTCCCCGGCTCCACGGTTTTAGCAGACTACTATACCTATCTTCCCTTGATTGCCCTAGAGTTAGTTTCTGGAAAAACACCTTCTGAAGAAATAACGGCTGAGATAGATGAGTCCTTGGCGATCCTTGAAAAGTGGAATGCTTCTATTTCAGAAAATTTTCAATTTCGAATTGATTTAATCCAGGCTACTCAGTTGGAGCAAAAAGGACATCTTTTGGAAGCCTTGGACCTTTATGATTCGGTAATTAGCCTCGCATCAAAGCAGGAAATGTTGCCATTGAAGGCCATCGCATTTGAAAAGGCTGGAAAAATGATGCTGGGTAATCAAAAAATCCGAATTGGAGAAATTTACCTCAAAGATGCATATCTGGCCTATTTGGAATATGGAGCCAGCAAAAAACTGGATCAGCTTCAACAAGACTTCCCTACCCTTTTCCAAAGTGGGAAGACAGAAAAAACCTTAACGCTCAGCGAAACTACACGGACCATCCAGTCTCTGGAAATGTTCGATTCACATACCCTAATCAAAGCCTCCTCCGCCATCTCCCAACAAGTAACCCTCAAAGGGGTGCTTGGAAAAATGATGGAAGTGGTTCTGGAAAATGCAGGTGCAGAAAAAGGGTATTTTCTGATGCTTACCGAAGGTGTGTGGAAAATAGAAGCAGAAGGAACCATCAACCCTCCTTTTTATACCCTGCTACAAGGAATTCCTTATCCTTCGGATACGGTTCAATTACCTGTGGAGATCATCAATTATGTGCAAAACAGTCAAAAATCACTCTTGCTGGAGGATGCACAAAATCATCCGGAATTTGGACTCATCCCTTATTTAAAGGCCAAGGAAGTCAAGTCCATGCTTTGTCTTCCGGTCATTCACCAGGGTAAATTATCCGCCATTCTTTTATTGGAAAACTCCCTTTCGGTAGGAGCTTTTACCAGCTCACATGAAGAATTACTTCAGACGCTTTCTACTCAAATCGCGATTTCCATTTCCAATGCCCAACTGTACGAAAACCTGGAGAGAAAAGTACTGCTTAGAACAAAAGAACTCCAGCTTCAAAAAGAAGATTTGGAACAAACCTTAAACGACCTCAAAAAAGCACAGCGTCAGTTGGTAAACTCTGAAAAAATGGCCTCCATGGGAGAATTGGCTTCGGGAATAGCACATGAAATTCAAAACCCATTGAATTTTGTGAACAACTTCACCGAAGTAAGTGATGAGATGATTGATGAGCTATTGGAGGAATACCGAAAGTCAGTAGATTCCAGAGATGAATCTCTGTTTCAAGAATTGCTTTCGCATGTGAAATCCAATCTGCAAAAGATCAGAAAGCATGGTTTACAAGCAGATGCCATCGTCAAAAATATGCTTGAACATAGCAAGCAAGGTCAAGGAAGACATGAACTGACTGACCTCAATGCTATGGCCAATGGATTCCTCCGAATCTCCTACCACAGTTTTCTGGCAAAATATAAAAACATCATTTCCAAGGATATAGAAATTGAAATGGACATATCCACCGATGAAAAGATCCCAAAAGTCAATGTGATTCCTCAGGAAATAGGGAAAGCCTTACTAAACCTATTAAACAATGGATTTTATGCAGTTCTCGACCGGAAATTAAAGGATGAGGAAATGAAGGTGGACTACCAACCCCTTGTGAAGGTGAGTACGGAACTGGAAAGTCATGGAAATGGCGGTAAAAAAATCCTGATCAAGGTGAAAGACAATGGCATGGGAATCCCTGATTCCATCAAGGACAAAATTTTCCAACCTTTTTTCACCACTAAACCCACAGGATCGGGAACAGGCTTGGGATTGTCTTTGGCTTATGAAATCATCATTTCCCATGGTGGGGAATTAACTGTTCAAAGTAAAGAAGGAGAAGGAGCTGAATTCATCGTTTCATTGCCCCTGAAATAA
- a CDS encoding sensor histidine kinase — protein MKTNYFSFVVSLVFIFSCSESPEKAATEVKTPISKPTVVQLDALPDSLQPNPRFISKLKAPQVVRVPLSFSEQRSYFNDGELINLSPPTISPLMVLQDEDGNPVEGTNGPFILGEGGRAQFTTYTSDDGLALDAVNSSLLDRQGHLWFGTSGGGVSHFDGNTFTNYTTVQGLAANNLRSIIEDQSGNIWFGTVGGGASKYDGVSFTNFNTSNGLVDDIVFIIKEDQQGNLWFGTNEGVSKYDGNTFINYTTEEGLAGNVVVSIEEDKEGNLWFGTYGNGVSKYDGNQFISIAATEGLSGDRVRVILKDSKENLWFGTVGEGITKYNGETFENYRIEDGLASNLIRNIAEDKKGNLWFATSGGGISKFDGNTFTTYTTGQGLASNNVLSISEDNSGKLWFGTDGGGISRYDGLGFTTFTTSQGLAANIVMSIAEDPQQNLWFGTPLGGISKFNGKNFINYTTAQGLASDVIFSLYANQNEELWIGRVGGISLFDGKSFTNYSSDQGLTGYDVFSILEDKNGILWIGTDGGGVTQFNGESFTNFTPDQGLAGYAILSIIEDKSSRIWFGAADGGISIFDGKSFTNLTTEQGLIDNTVLSIEEDFAGNFWVGTEHGLNFISSNDLNALLQGNFSETENLFKSFTTTEGLPNDVILQIESFPTGKIAVGTNLGLAIFDSPTANEPMQELKNLELFNSNTGYPVKDLTDGQKGMFLDSRGILWAGTGSNKTALSRLDYSSLLRNEDLPEVALKQIKINEENLSWNLLAQAANNPESEGIPAPQINEEVSVFGRSLSEKEREAMRNRFNSIEFDSIAPFHPIPLNLELPYKNNHLTIDFGTNEISKPELIEYRYMLEGYDQEWSPILKKSEATFGNISEGTYTFKVMARYNGPAATETREWTNPTNYTFTVLPPWFRTWWAYGLYSLIFLSLIYPVSRYQKNQVLKAEQKKARERELAHAREIEKAYAKLEASHEHLKETQSQLIQAEKMASLGELTAGIAHEIQNPLNFVNNFSDVSNELMDEMIEELENGDMEETKAIAEDIKQNLERINLHGKRADSIVKAMLQHSRVGSGKKEPTDLNALADECLRLSFHGLKAKDKTFNADFLTDFDKKLPQLEVIQQDIGRVILNMVNNSFYAVNEKSKAVNGTEYHPYVKITTRHILGGAEITIEDNGPGISTEIINKIFQPFFTTKPTGQGTGLGLSLSYDIIKSHGGDLRVKSSTTTDQGTAFTIYIPE, from the coding sequence ATGAAAACCAATTATTTTTCATTTGTAGTATCTTTGGTTTTTATTTTTTCTTGCTCAGAAAGTCCAGAAAAAGCGGCAACTGAGGTAAAAACCCCTATCTCCAAACCAACTGTGGTGCAACTGGATGCATTACCCGATTCTTTACAGCCTAATCCTCGATTTATATCAAAATTAAAAGCACCTCAAGTAGTAAGAGTTCCTCTGAGTTTCTCAGAACAAAGAAGCTATTTCAACGATGGAGAACTGATTAACCTCAGCCCACCTACTATCTCTCCTTTAATGGTGTTGCAGGATGAAGATGGAAATCCCGTAGAGGGCACAAATGGACCCTTCATTCTTGGAGAAGGAGGAAGAGCACAATTTACTACCTACACATCTGATGACGGATTGGCTTTAGATGCGGTCAACTCTTCCTTATTAGACCGTCAAGGTCACTTATGGTTTGGTACTTCAGGAGGAGGAGTAAGTCATTTTGATGGAAATACATTTACCAATTACACTACAGTTCAAGGATTGGCAGCCAATAACTTAAGATCCATTATTGAGGACCAAAGTGGAAATATTTGGTTTGGAACTGTAGGTGGAGGAGCCAGTAAATATGATGGAGTAAGTTTTACTAATTTCAATACCAGCAATGGATTGGTGGATGATATTGTCTTTATCATCAAAGAAGACCAGCAAGGAAATCTCTGGTTTGGCACCAATGAAGGAGTAAGCAAATACGATGGGAACACTTTCATCAATTATACCACCGAAGAAGGGCTGGCTGGAAATGTAGTGGTGAGTATAGAAGAAGATAAAGAAGGCAACCTGTGGTTTGGTACCTATGGAAATGGAGTCAGCAAGTATGATGGTAATCAGTTCATTTCCATTGCCGCTACCGAAGGACTGTCAGGCGATCGGGTTCGGGTAATCTTAAAAGATTCCAAAGAAAACTTATGGTTTGGGACTGTAGGAGAAGGGATCACAAAATATAATGGAGAAACTTTTGAAAACTACCGCATTGAAGATGGGCTGGCCAGCAACCTAATTCGAAATATTGCTGAAGACAAAAAAGGAAACCTCTGGTTTGCTACCTCAGGGGGAGGAATCAGCAAATTTGATGGAAACACATTCACTACTTACACCACTGGACAAGGATTGGCGAGCAATAATGTCCTCAGTATTTCTGAAGATAATTCTGGAAAATTATGGTTTGGAACCGATGGAGGAGGAATCAGCAGGTACGATGGGCTAGGTTTTACCACCTTTACCACTTCTCAGGGACTGGCGGCAAATATTGTAATGAGCATAGCCGAAGATCCCCAGCAAAACCTTTGGTTTGGAACACCTCTGGGAGGTATCAGCAAGTTTAACGGGAAAAATTTCATTAACTACACCACCGCCCAAGGCTTGGCTTCGGATGTCATATTCAGCCTATATGCCAACCAAAATGAAGAACTATGGATAGGTCGCGTGGGTGGAATCAGCTTGTTTGATGGTAAGAGTTTTACCAACTATTCATCTGACCAAGGTCTCACTGGGTATGATGTTTTTAGCATTTTGGAAGATAAAAATGGAATTCTCTGGATAGGTACCGATGGAGGTGGTGTCACTCAATTTAACGGAGAATCATTTACCAATTTTACCCCAGATCAAGGCCTGGCAGGATATGCCATTCTCAGTATTATAGAAGACAAATCCAGTAGAATCTGGTTTGGTGCTGCCGATGGAGGAATCAGTATTTTTGACGGTAAAAGCTTTACAAATCTCACTACAGAGCAAGGATTAATTGATAACACAGTCCTTAGCATTGAGGAAGATTTTGCAGGGAATTTCTGGGTCGGCACTGAACATGGATTAAACTTTATCAGCTCCAATGATTTGAATGCCCTGCTTCAAGGAAACTTCTCAGAAACAGAAAATCTTTTCAAATCCTTTACGACTACCGAAGGATTACCCAATGATGTCATCCTTCAAATCGAATCATTCCCAACCGGCAAAATAGCCGTTGGTACGAACTTAGGCTTGGCGATTTTTGATAGCCCTACAGCCAATGAGCCCATGCAGGAGCTCAAAAACCTTGAGCTTTTTAATTCCAACACAGGCTATCCCGTTAAAGACCTAACAGACGGTCAAAAAGGAATGTTTTTGGACAGCAGGGGCATTCTTTGGGCGGGCACAGGGAGCAACAAAACGGCTTTGAGCAGGTTGGATTACTCCTCTTTACTTAGAAATGAAGATTTACCAGAGGTAGCCTTGAAGCAAATAAAGATCAATGAGGAAAACCTCTCCTGGAACCTCTTGGCTCAAGCTGCAAATAATCCAGAAAGTGAAGGCATTCCCGCTCCTCAAATCAATGAAGAGGTCAGTGTTTTTGGAAGAAGCCTAAGTGAAAAAGAACGGGAAGCCATGCGAAACCGATTCAATTCGATTGAGTTCGATAGTATCGCACCATTCCATCCTATTCCACTTAATTTGGAGCTGCCCTATAAAAACAATCACTTGACGATTGATTTTGGTACCAACGAAATTTCCAAACCCGAATTAATTGAATATCGGTACATGTTGGAAGGCTATGATCAGGAATGGAGCCCCATTCTCAAAAAATCCGAGGCCACTTTTGGTAATATCAGTGAAGGAACATACACCTTCAAAGTCATGGCCAGATATAATGGACCTGCAGCAACAGAAACAAGGGAGTGGACCAACCCGACCAATTACACCTTTACCGTTTTACCTCCTTGGTTTAGGACCTGGTGGGCCTATGGTTTGTATTCCCTGATCTTTCTATCATTGATTTACCCTGTATCCCGATACCAAAAGAATCAAGTACTAAAAGCAGAACAAAAGAAAGCCCGAGAACGGGAATTGGCTCATGCGCGGGAAATTGAAAAGGCTTATGCAAAGTTAGAAGCCTCCCATGAGCACTTGAAAGAAACCCAGTCACAATTGATCCAAGCTGAAAAAATGGCTTCCTTGGGAGAGTTGACAGCAGGAATCGCACATGAAATCCAAAATCCCTTGAATTTTGTCAATAATTTCTCCGACGTCAGCAATGAACTGATGGATGAAATGATCGAGGAATTAGAAAATGGGGATATGGAAGAGACCAAAGCCATTGCCGAGGATATCAAACAAAACCTTGAGCGTATCAACCTGCATGGAAAACGAGCAGACTCCATTGTCAAAGCCATGTTGCAACATAGTCGGGTAGGTTCGGGCAAAAAAGAACCCACAGACCTCAATGCACTGGCAGATGAATGTCTACGCTTGAGTTTCCATGGACTCAAAGCCAAGGACAAAACATTCAATGCTGATTTTCTTACTGACTTTGATAAAAAACTACCTCAGTTGGAAGTCATACAGCAAGATATAGGAAGAGTCATTCTGAATATGGTAAACAATTCATTTTATGCAGTAAACGAGAAATCGAAAGCAGTAAACGGTACTGAATACCATCCCTATGTTAAAATTACCACCAGACACATCTTGGGAGGAGCAGAAATTACCATAGAGGATAATGGGCCAGGTATCTCTACTGAAATCATCAATAAGATATTCCAACCCTTCTTTACCACAAAACCAACAGGGCAAGGAACTGGGCTGGGCCTTTCTTTAAGTTATGACATCATTAAATCCCATGGAGGGGATTTGAGAGTAAAAAGTAGTACCACAACTGACCAAGGAACCGCATTTACTATTTATATTCCAGAATAA